From the genome of Anaerolineae bacterium:
GGGAGTATGCCTCCAGAGCCACTGCCAGTCCGGCGCCGTCGTCCTGACCCTCGTTGGCCCGTATGGCCTCGGCAAGCCTCTCGCCCGCTACCTCCAGCCCTAGCTCCAGTCGTGCCTGCTCGCTAGTAGCCAGCCGGAGGCGCGCCGACTCCAGAACCTGTTTGACCCGGTAGAGATCCTCCCCCGGAAGCGCATCTTGAGAGGCATACACCATCCCACTGCCACCCATCAGAGTGATGATAAGGGCCACTGCTGCAGCTATTCCTGACATGCTGTACCTCCTCGGCGGCTGCGACCAGTCTGGTGGCCGCTCTCGCCTGAGCAAACGAACGAGGCCCCGTTTCGTCACACCTGTCGGCCACTCCTCCTCGACGCCTCTCCTCACCCTAGCCCAGACCCGGCTCGCCAGCTCCTCGGAAGGTCCGACCCGCGGCGCTCGCTGCAGGTGCACGGCCGCACGCAGGAGCGGCTCCAGCTCCGCCGGCCACTCCGGATGCCCTTCCAGGCACTGCTCCGGGTCGGCACCATCGGCCACCTCGCGGAGACAGCGATCTAGCAGCAGATCCAGGCTCGGTTTCCCCTTCACTTCGCCTCACCCAGCATTCGTGCTAACGCCTTCAGGGCTCGGTGCTGGAGCATACGGCAGGCTCCCTCGCTCCTGCCTAAGGCCTCCGCCACCTCGGCGTGGCTAAGACCCTCCACGAAGCGCAGAATCAGCACCGTCTGCTGTTCCTCCGGCAGTCGACCCAGACCAGTCCACACCTGGTCGGCCTCCTCCAGCGCGCCCGCGTCAGGGCCGTCATCTCCCACCAGTCCCTTGTCCAGCGGATCGTCCAAAGAAACGTGGCTACGAGAAGTGCGATAATGGTCAATGACGGCATTGCGGGCTATACGGTACAGCCAGGCAGAGAGCCCTATCTGACGCTCTTGATACCGAGGC
Proteins encoded in this window:
- a CDS encoding sigma-70 family RNA polymerase sigma factor gives rise to the protein MLAEDASQTAERELLRRAQAGHADAFGELYRRYMPGIYRFVFYRVRAEPDAEDITALVFLRAWQALPRYQERQIGLSAWLYRIARNAVIDHYRTSRSHVSLDDPLDKGLVGDDGPDAGALEEADQVWTGLGRLPEEQQTVLILRFVEGLSHAEVAEALGRSEGACRMLQHRALKALARMLGEAK